Proteins encoded together in one Bacteroides ovatus window:
- a CDS encoding exodeoxyribonuclease VII large subunit, translating into MNEIIKQESSSVSQNIYKPSEIIGIFNSVLARQSVNAQIVYLRGIYLANQKQGNWAYCYDSLRDEDSQEELTLRLTQQQRENLKNGNLVSVGGVLNRNISSKGFIQIVLNVSRIEIVKEQAISEDEIKQSELRQKKSSIGFKNVDTIIENLLLSDRRPKIALIFAETSITMGDFEAGINAARTAIDFEEYRVSFSNSAELVTQLKKVDKLQYDIIAIVRGGGGGIEKLDDLKVLAAIIELKTPIIGAIGHVEEKLFIKQLVDKCAPTPNGLRQYFSEMVESANEKKTHSRAILTEQIKKQFKEQIDAGHKQNKELQEKLRVLTENQKKATEAQEIATKKHNEQVEAANKLNKELQDKLRVLTENQKKADEEQQIANKKHIEQIEAAQKQNQSLQEQLKTLNESQKKLQIIHQKQQEDLGKNLTKMQDANTLLQKSLEKATMQNAETLKELNHAKEQAKELEHSMSELKSKKGTNIWMWIAISAILILLCMLVL; encoded by the coding sequence ATGAATGAAATCATAAAACAAGAGTCCTCTTCTGTTTCACAGAACATTTATAAGCCATCGGAAATTATTGGTATATTCAATTCCGTTTTAGCAAGACAATCTGTTAATGCTCAGATTGTATATCTGCGTGGTATCTATCTGGCAAATCAAAAACAAGGGAATTGGGCATATTGCTATGACTCTTTAAGAGATGAAGATAGTCAAGAAGAACTCACACTACGGCTAACCCAACAACAGAGAGAGAACTTGAAAAACGGAAATCTCGTAAGTGTAGGCGGCGTACTAAATCGAAATATCTCATCAAAAGGATTCATTCAAATTGTACTAAATGTTAGTCGCATTGAAATTGTAAAAGAGCAAGCCATAAGTGAGGATGAAATAAAACAGTCTGAATTAAGGCAGAAGAAGTCATCAATAGGATTTAAGAATGTCGATACTATCATTGAAAATTTGCTATTATCAGACCGACGTCCTAAGATAGCACTAATTTTCGCTGAAACTTCAATTACTATGGGTGATTTTGAGGCAGGTATTAATGCTGCACGTACTGCTATTGATTTTGAAGAATACAGGGTTAGTTTCTCTAATTCAGCAGAGTTAGTGACACAGCTTAAAAAGGTTGATAAATTACAATATGATATAATTGCTATTGTAAGAGGCGGTGGTGGAGGAATCGAGAAATTGGATGACCTTAAAGTATTGGCTGCAATTATAGAACTAAAGACACCTATAATCGGAGCTATTGGCCATGTGGAGGAAAAGTTGTTTATCAAACAACTGGTAGATAAATGTGCTCCTACACCAAATGGCTTAAGACAATATTTTTCAGAAATGGTAGAAAGTGCCAATGAAAAGAAAACGCATTCAAGGGCAATTTTAACAGAACAGATAAAAAAACAATTCAAAGAACAGATTGATGCCGGGCATAAACAGAACAAAGAATTGCAGGAGAAATTGCGTGTGCTTACTGAAAATCAAAAGAAAGCAACTGAGGCACAAGAAATAGCAACAAAGAAGCATAACGAGCAAGTAGAAGCCGCTAATAAACTAAACAAAGAACTGCAAGATAAACTTCGTGTCCTGACAGAGAATCAAAAGAAAGCAGATGAAGAACAGCAGATAGCAAATAAAAAACATATAGAACAAATTGAGGCTGCGCAAAAGCAGAACCAGAGTCTACAAGAACAGCTAAAAACTCTCAATGAGAGCCAGAAAAAGCTTCAAATAATTCATCAAAAACAGCAGGAAGACTTAGGCAAGAATCTGACTAAGATGCAAGATGCGAATACTCTGTTACAAAAAAGTTTGGAAAAGGCTACCATGCAAAATGCAGAAACTTTGAAAGAGCTTAATCACGCAAAAGAGCAAGCAAAAGAACTCGAACATTCTATGTCCGAGCTTAAATCAAAGAAAGGCACAAATATATGGATGTGGATAGCTATATCTGCAATTCTTATATTACTATGTATGTTGGTTCTATAA
- a CDS encoding DNA methylase, whose product MDSEILKQYIAIDLKSFYASVECVERGLDPLDTCLVVADPTRTEKTICLAVSPALKQYGLGGRPRLFEVVQKVREVNRQRGHQGKSYSKCKLDSNNDLALDYIVAKPRMAHYIKYSTRIYEVYMRYVDPEDVHVYSIDEVFIDATPYLSTYKMTAHELAMKMIREVLAKTGITATAGIGTNMYLCKIAMDIVAKKMQPDKDGVRIAELDEMSYRRQLWEHTPLTDFWRVGRGIANRLTQYGIITMGDIARCSLEHEDFLYKLFGVNAELLIDHAWGWEPVTMDLVRAYRPDTRSMSSGQVLQSAYTVEKARIVVLEMAHSVSLELVDKKLLTDQIVLTVGYDIESLSNGIYEGNTTTDHYGRKIPVHAHGTTNIEHPTSSGKILMEKIGELFDRIINPDLLVRRLTLSINHLVSEVEVKPVNNVVQLDLFPDYEKMEREKAEKERLAKERRRQEAVIQIKKKFGKNSILTGLNYSEGATQKERNQQIGGHHE is encoded by the coding sequence ATGGATTCAGAGATTCTAAAACAATATATCGCCATAGACTTGAAATCATTCTATGCTTCTGTGGAATGTGTGGAACGAGGATTGGACCCGCTTGATACCTGCCTTGTCGTTGCTGACCCGACACGGACGGAGAAGACGATTTGCCTGGCTGTTTCCCCTGCCTTGAAGCAGTACGGTTTAGGCGGCAGACCACGGTTGTTTGAAGTGGTACAGAAGGTTCGTGAGGTAAACCGACAACGTGGGCATCAGGGAAAATCCTATTCAAAATGTAAGCTTGATTCAAACAATGACCTTGCCTTAGACTATATTGTGGCCAAGCCCCGTATGGCTCACTACATCAAATACAGTACACGTATTTACGAGGTGTATATGCGCTATGTTGATCCAGAAGATGTGCATGTCTATTCCATCGACGAGGTGTTTATTGATGCAACACCCTATCTTTCCACATATAAGATGACGGCTCATGAACTGGCCATGAAGATGATTCGTGAGGTGCTGGCTAAAACGGGTATTACTGCTACTGCCGGCATTGGAACAAATATGTATCTGTGTAAGATAGCCATGGATATTGTAGCTAAAAAGATGCAGCCTGATAAGGATGGAGTGCGCATAGCGGAACTTGATGAGATGTCTTATCGTCGGCAGCTTTGGGAGCATACTCCACTGACAGACTTCTGGCGTGTAGGCCGTGGAATAGCAAATCGTCTCACTCAATATGGTATTATAACTATGGGAGATATAGCCCGTTGCTCGTTGGAACATGAAGATTTCCTGTACAAATTGTTCGGAGTTAATGCAGAACTGCTTATTGACCACGCATGGGGATGGGAACCTGTGACAATGGATTTGGTAAGAGCCTATCGCCCTGATACACGTTCTATGAGCAGTGGGCAGGTTCTCCAGTCAGCCTATACAGTCGAGAAAGCCCGTATCGTAGTGCTTGAAATGGCACATTCCGTTTCTCTTGAACTTGTGGATAAGAAACTGTTGACAGACCAGATAGTCCTCACCGTAGGCTATGACATAGAATCATTATCCAACGGCATATATGAAGGCAATACTACCACAGACCATTATGGCCGGAAAATTCCGGTTCATGCGCACGGCACTACCAATATAGAACATCCGACCTCTTCGGGAAAGATTCTCATGGAGAAAATAGGAGAGCTATTTGACCGTATCATTAATCCGGATTTATTGGTGCGAAGACTAACCTTGTCAATAAACCACCTTGTCAGTGAAGTGGAAGTGAAGCCTGTAAATAATGTTGTGCAGCTTGACCTGTTTCCTGATTATGAAAAGATGGAACGAGAGAAAGCTGAGAAAGAAAGACTGGCTAAGGAGCGTCGCCGTCAGGAGGCAGTAATCCAAATAAAAAAGAAATTCGGTAAGAACTCTATTCTTACAGGCCTGAACTATTCAGAAGGGGCTACACAAAAGGAACGCAACCAGCAGATAGGAGGACACCATGAGTAG